The Carassius gibelio isolate Cgi1373 ecotype wild population from Czech Republic chromosome B12, carGib1.2-hapl.c, whole genome shotgun sequence genome has a segment encoding these proteins:
- the sh2d4bb gene encoding SH2 domain-containing protein 4B, protein MMQRILQDMYIEPDLLAELNEEQKQILFYKIREEQVRRWNERERRDPSHDVKKKSDRRGIQWLLGSDGDVWVWVMGEAPGDKPFEDIVEKLMEERARKQAQREAQELRRVKEAEIEKKFRDAMAKEKARFVAEKWKEETDDRKAAKQEEEEDRIREELKKCEEEERLRGEEEIRQTEERRAKELYISLKQEEKRSERDDKEWQEQLRRSKAADEEMKCKARRARDEYKRQSLRAIEKGLVAGLSGLFHKTHLKGSGHNRRHGTDTEHPSLPAEASHSSAAIWIRPPRPNSRESIIRWFIEEQRPRRAGYERSSNTIAPWFHGIISRQDSEALLVNAAEGCFLVRVSERIWGYTLSYRTTSGFKHFLIDASGDYYSFLGVDQNRHATLADLIDFHKEEVITTSGGELLQDPCRPRSSTADYGGLFQ, encoded by the exons ATGATGCAGCGGATTCTTCAGGATATGTATATAGAGCCTGACCTGTTGGCTGAACTCAACGAAGAGCAGAAACAGATCCTCTTctacaagattcgggaggagcagGTGCGACGctggaatgagagagagaggagagatccAAGTCATGATGTGAAGAAGAAAA GCGACCGCAGAGGCATTCAGTGGCTTCTGGGCTCAGATGGAGATGTGTGGGTATGGGTAATGGGGGAGGCCCCGGGGGACAAGCCCTTTGAAGACATTGTGGAAAAACTGATGGAGGAGAGAGCCAGGAAGCAGGCCCAGAGAGAAGCACAGGAACTCCG GCGTGTGAAGGAGGCAGAGATTGAAAAGAAGTTTCGAGATGCCATGGCGAAGGAAAAGGCTCGCTTCGTGGCAGAAAAATGGAAGGAGGAGACAGATGACAGAAAGGCAGCCAagcaggaagaagaggaagatcgCATTAGAGAGGAACTGAAG AAATGTGAGGAGGAAGAGAGACTGAGAGGCGAGGAAGAAATCCGCCAAACGGAAGAGAGGAGAGCAAAGGAGCTGTACATCTCTCTGAAGCAGGAGGAAAAGAGGAGCGAGAGAGATGACAAAGAATGGCAGGAACAAT TGCGACGCTCCAAGGCAGCGGATGAGGAGATGAAGTGCAAGGCACGGCGGGCTAGAGATGAATACAAGCGCCAGTCTCTGCGAGCTATCGAGAAGGGCCTGGTGGCTGGACTTAGCGGTCTGTTCCATAAGACACACCTGAAGGGATCAGGTCACAACCGACGGCACGGCACGGACACTGAACATCCATCCCTTCCAGCTGAGGCCAGCCATTCATCTGCAGCTA TCTGGATTCGTCCTCCCAGGCCGAACTCTCGTGAATCCATCATCCGCTGGTTTATAGAGGAGCAGAGACCGAGACGAGCGGGATATGAGCGAAGTAGCAACACCATCGCACCCTGGTTCCACG GAATAATATCACGGCAGGATTCAGAGGCTTTGCTGGTGAATGCAGCAGAGGGCTGTTTCTTGGTCAGAGTGAGCGAGCGGATCTGGGGCTACACGTTGTCCTACCGCACCACTTCGGGCTTCAAGCACTTCCTCATCGACGCATCGGGTGACTATTACAGCTTCCTAGGTGTAGACCAGAACCGTCACGCCACCTTAGCTGACCTCATAGACTTCCATAAG GAGGAAGTGATCACGACGTCTGGAGGAGAACTACTCCAGGATCCCTGCAGGCCCAGAAGCTCCACAGCTGACTATGGAGGGCTTTTTCAGTGA